Genomic DNA from Mauremys mutica isolate MM-2020 ecotype Southern chromosome 13, ASM2049712v1, whole genome shotgun sequence:
aataacagcaaCCAGCTTTGGAGATCTAGACACATTTGGATACTTGTGTGGATGAGAGTCGAATGGCTCCATACAAAGCTACACTTTGAAGTGAATGGCTATATCCCAATTGTTACGATTAAAAGATTAGCTCAACCTCTTCTCCCTGCTCTGGTCTCTAACTTCAAATCTTCTGCTATAAGCTTTCTGCCTATCCTGTCTTAGGATGGAATCATGTGATTCCCCATCTCTCAAACTGGGTCCCAACCATGATTTCTCCAACTGTGTTTGGTGCCTGCATTTCTTCCCACATTTGCTGTGACCAGTAGTAAGTTGAGTGACTAATCGTCTTCACCATGCAACATACGATTTATTTACCACAATAGGAACAAAGCATAACATAATAGAAAATATGAGCACTTCCAGATGGATCACTGCAGTAGTTTGGTGGAATCAAAGTTGGCCTTATTATTCAGACTTAGTTTGTCTTTAGGAATCATTTTAATGCCTTTCAATTCCAAATAACTTTGCACCATAGGAAGAACAATACAGTGcttattttaataaatttaaataaataacaataaagcATACACTTATATACGGCTCTAGGTGCCCTAACACATCATACACGACACAATAAAATCCCATCAGCATTAAAATCATCACTTGAACAGACACCGGCAGAAATTTTTCTTCAGTTCTTCATCAATGGGGAAAGCAAAACTTCAAATCTCTCAGAAAATCCCATCAAGGTGATTCTGACATTGACACCTTGAATAGATGACAAAACAAATGGCTGCCACCATTTAGTCAGACATACTCCACCCTCCCAAGCTCCTCCCTCGCCCAAAAAAGCCACCTGAAACAAAGAAACAAGTCAGCGAATGAATcaacaaaatcaaacaaaatggaaaagaaacaagcaaacACACAATCCAAACCTCTCATACCCCAGGCTACAGGTGACAGCAACCCTATAATTCCCTATGACAGACAGATAGGTGCATACGTAGATAGATTCTGATCTTATGCACACCTGGGAAATCTTCGACTAACTCATTTTACTTCAGTGAAGCTAGTCCAGATTTTGTGATTTCATCAACAGATTCCACCCTATGTTCTCAAAGAGACAATTTTGTCATCAGTTGATGATATCTACAAAGAAACTCTGAATGAAATCACATTCAAGTTGCAGGGATGGACATTTTATCTCTTGGTGAATAACCTCCACACAATCAGTTTCTTCAATgcagctttgatctccttgttcctcatgctgtagatgatgggATTCATCACTGGAGGCACCAGAGAATAGAGAACACCCACCACAAGGTCCAGACCTGatgctgagctggaggtgggtttcaggtaggcaaagatgccagtgaaaagcaacaaagagaccacagtgaggtgaggaaGGCAGGTGGAGAGGGCTctatgccggccctgctcagaagggattctcagcacagttttgaagatctgaacataagacacaattataaaaaaaaagcagtttaaACTTAAAAACACACCTAAGGCAATAACCCGAACTTCACTGAGGTACGAATCAGAGCAGGTGAGCTTGAGTAgttgggggatttcacagaagaactggttgATGACATTGGACTGGCAGAAGGGTAACCTGAAGGTGTTGCCAGTGTGCAGGGCAGAGTAGACAATGCCAgtaatccaggcactggctgccatttgggcacaagctctcctgttcatcactctctcatagtgcagtggttgacagatggcgacatatcggtcgtatgccatgatggtgagtaAGGCAAGATCAGTTACACcgaagaggagaaagagaaagacttGGCTGATACATCCAGGATAAGAAATCACCATTGTGTTCATGAGGgaattggccatggatttggggatggtaACGGAAATGGAACCGAAGTCTAGGATAGACAGATTCACCAGGAAGAAGAACATGGGGGTTTGAAGATGGTGGTCGAGGGCTAtggctgtgatgatgagaagattccccatcagggctgccaggtaaatcagcaggaacaccacaaagtgcaaaatctgcagctcccgtaCGTCAGaaaatcccaggagaaggaactcggtcagGGTCGTTTcattggacattttctttctcagttcacTGTGTGATGGCTGTGGAGGGAAGGACAAAGACAGTGAGGGAATTACAGTGACATATGGAGTGGTCCTGATTTCCTGCAACAACATGATGTGAATGTCAACAATGCACAGCACTCGTCACTGCTATTAACTAGGATTGGTGAGTTATCACATATATAAACTGGAGCAGCTCCCTTAAGGTCAATGAAGCTGCATCAGTTTGCACCGTCTAAAGATCTGGATCATGATGTGTCTTAATTAAATGCTGTGTGAAGGACTTAGCAAAGTACAATCCAAATGCAACAATTCTAGCCAAGATGGATCCCCTATTCCTACGAAGAGCAGGCTCCGGATTTGGGCAAGAAACTAAAATGCTAAAATGCCAACGCTGCCTAATATCCTCTTTTCGTGGAAATATGAAATGGACGTGGCCTTGTGTATGACAGCTCGCCTGTAACGATTTCACTGCAACACCACGTAGATGTCCAGCTGCCTGAAATCATATTGATTTATGACACCAAATCCTGACTGCATTTCCATCTCTGTATACCGATGGGCTAGCAGCATTGCTCTGCTAACTCTCTTTTGTGTCATTTGCCTCTGTCACTTTATGGGTGTGAGAGTCAGTGGccatcaggagacttgggttctgttcttggctatgcctctgacctgctctgtgacaATGGGACAGTCACTTCTCCTCCCTGTGCCTCTTTTTCCCCTCCATCCATTCTCTGCCTTGTCTTCTTGCACTGTGAGTTCTGTGGGGGATGAGCTGTGTCTTATTATATGTATATTCACTGCCCCCATTTACAACATTTCTCTTTAGTGGGCAGCAATGTAGGACAGAGGATATGGCGCTAAAGCAGAAtatctcagttttaatcacattgaCATGCTCTATTTCCTTGGGCAGGGAGAAGAGAAACAGGCTTTGTCTGGGGACTTCAATTCACTGTTCTCTGTCTAAGGGGCTAGTATGTTTAATACCTATGATGTTTCCTGCCAACTTTGCTGCTTATTCAGTTTTACCATTAAACAACTGTCcctttgaaacagaaataaacacagTTGCAATAGAGTGACTGGGTTCAAACTGTACAATTATTGGACTATATCAGTGTTCCAACCCCCATTAAAATCTACATGTTCAATCTGGTGTATTCagacattttcagtttaaattatttcaaaggaaaactgGATTTTAAACTGACACATGCTCCAAGGTAGTCTCTGCTATTTTTGAAAAAACAACCTATGTACTGGAAAagtccaaacatttttttttattcagtgaCAATGTTTCTGTTTTAAGCAGTTTACTTGAAATTGTCTGGTTCTcagtgaacaaaaaaaaaagttttggttttcacaATTTCTTTGAAACGTCAACTATTGTTTCCTGGGTGGGGTGGCTTTGGCTGGGGCTTTAGCTGTCTCTGCCTAAGTCTAAAGATGCCTACATGTATAACGCATATTCTGTGGGTATCAATTTTGCTCTTTACTTAGTTTTACCATCTTGCAACTAACTGTATGAAACAGCAATTAAACACGATTCCAATAGAGTGAATGTGTTTGTAATAGTGATGTTATTGGAGAATATTAATGTTAGCACGCTGGCTTAATTATAGATTTCCAATCTGGGCTAAATTTTCAATGTTTCCAATCTGTTTTCAATCTTTTcaattgaaaacatttttctgCAAAGTCTTTGCTATCCCTAAAAGACAACATATGTATTGGCAAAATCAAAACTTTAATTTTTCTCAAAAAattcaatgatttttttccagatttcagCAGTTTTTAACAGCAAATATTTGGTTCTTGATGCACAAaactaaaaaatgttttggtttccacaatttcaataattttttttctgctaTGAGCTCTAGATGTTTTATTAAATGTTTCTAAGAGACTTACAGTTTCAATGTAATTCATATTTCTATCTTTACATTTCCTCTAATATATTAAACCCCAAACATATTGGTCTTTGTGGAATGTTTCCCAGTCTGAGAAGCATTTGATAGTCCACTGCCAGGACTCTCAGTCATTATCTGTCTCTATATCTCTCCATAATGCCCCTGCCACTGAGTTATCCAGCAGTTGTTTCCCTGCCCCGTCACCATGTTCAGTCAGAGGCTGGGTCTCTGCGGTTCCCGACAGACAGGGACCCACTCCACAGACGACCAGTCCCTGATCTCCTCTTGGGGCAGGCTTGGTTGAGAGGTGAAGGACTAAACAGGATGGGGGATTGAAAGCCTCTCCCAACTCTAGAGCTGATCCTGGGTTGTGTGGGATTCAGGTATGATCACAGCCCAGGATGTACCTGCCCTGGGGTTAAATAGCTGAATCTGGTCTCCAGGGCTGTAAGCCCAGCTCAGATTTCACCTTGGGAAGAAACCACCCTGATAACCAGCCCTAACCAAACCTAACCCCCCCAGAGGACGAAATGACCCACCCTGAATCTCATATGTtggcagcatccctggaaggaCTCTTGGCCAGAAATAAGGCAGGGCTGAatgacaagtggcatcccaaggagACTGCAGAATAAAATATGTATCTGAAGCACTGACATGTGACCTACAATAGCTCAGAGCCCAGTGTCACCAGAgccccagctggcctggaatAGCCTGTTCTTTCATTAATGCCATAATGTTCTTGGAGAGCTCTTGGAGAGCAGAGATGTTTTTCTCCTGCATTTCATCagcagctcttgggatgcagccaCCACAGGAACCCACAGCTCAGGCTGCCCTGGCTGTTTGATCTTGGTCACTAGGAAGCAGCCAGAGGCAAACAATAAAAGCTCCCAGCTATGTCctgaactggtgtaaattgactcAGTTCTACTGAGTTCTGAGTAGTTAGGGCTGTTTATGCCAAGTGGAGATGTGACCCTTTGATTTCCACAAAGCTActttgatttacactagctggcgATGAGATGCCGATGGACTATGCAGTTTTCACCAGCTCGGGAATTAGGCCTCATTAACTTCCCTGGAGCTACTGGGGATTTACGATTTCGCCCATTCTTCAAATACATATTCATTGCCTGTGAATCTGAAGAGGAGACTAAAGTTGCTAACCAGTCTGCATGTTCTTAACTCTTTGCCCCCATGGGATTAATTTCAAGCATAGAACTTTTAATGGCTAAGGAGCATTTCTTT
This window encodes:
- the LOC123347372 gene encoding olfactory receptor 14A16-like, translating into MSNETTLTEFLLLGFSDVRELQILHFVVFLLIYLAALMGNLLIITAIALDHHLQTPMFFFLVNLSILDFGSISVTIPKSMANSLMNTMVISYPGCISQVFLFLLFGVTDLALLTIMAYDRYVAICQPLHYERVMNRRACAQMAASAWITGIVYSALHTGNTFRLPFCQSNVINQFFCEIPQLLKLTCSDSYLSEVRVIALGVFLSLNCFFFIIVSYVQIFKTVLRIPSEQGRHRALSTCLPHLTVVSLLLFTGIFAYLKPTSSSASGLDLVVGVLYSLVPPVMNPIIYSMRNKEIKAALKKLIVWRLFTKR